The Besnoitia besnoiti strain Bb-Ger1 chromosome Unknown contig00014, whole genome shotgun sequence genome contains a region encoding:
- a CDS encoding putative histone lysine methyltransferase, SET (encoded by transcript BESB_025980) — MLETISKLFSGSKEEPSTGSSDGQPQVAAAAAPALDPASPEWLSYYAKVAPPEISRWVNPEDGSGSIPYAKLVENLNTLNIPAVPMKAFSPETAEEVASRSASKASGGYVRAASLKQPRGRSVNSAQRSASEAPRELNGAGQLAAQASSGLGARGDSRLRSASIASGVPFSGAAHTPQGPASRLHSDAPSEPALCLPVTSTIRSYVGPVADVRGPITGMRIGELSRPGPNSQVPPNYVEVVNSCHVQPHGVPSTFQLRTEGSMQDGASAGTPAAGISAPVVATTSDALVQVRGAAPASNGPFHKPPPIFLQPVTAQTPTAGAGQEGSESLSATKGVVYKLGQYVWSEEDIKAGTGNKPDSPLDPLVRQICSGAIFPKVLGAEEPADETQAQPAEAQPVQQPAINIEEVIPATALTIEELGIPSIVNFCKSKRADLEKMTDAAVAVREDTENQESLSNKGGKGGLCSVSRLSKGAVVFVELPVITADVSATGLWPSFQNLTDDQKAVLEKLEGSAADLTNTEALTCVLHCKNAGALASAAAFQEFYGKMKLNAHCLSRGRGWALYPRAARVKHSCRPNVTYRNLDGLLVVFALEDIEAGAPLTMSYIDQLYLPTEERRKRVLATKRIFCQCTRCVDTCQKERKILCPECRPVKLRFTEDREAREAAQKQSELAVRVRPMLPPLPEGDDECAASERSASDGQEVLDTERPAQPVLKNSSSFDKSCHSSDYEGGEEGKSYDGCSSDCEASSDGEDELTYRLYSNAKSEKSNETEEVDSEQEESLAGEEQAAGAESADSETARQSSTTASPLSSENEASADSTRDAKQGKKAQGGKPLMSLTSCDTMGSAKLAGVSSEGGECWASSDSEVEQTSSLAGDSEKEADPEREEREREERLRAAGVPMNYCVYMGEDFWHCHTCQKTFRDEDMPSGMERYLVGKYAVLREKFGRPCPEEWNNECGKLVRTVAKVLGTEHWLYAAGQLLLSQLYLGMWMGGLVIEEVFSKAAAHAETFLEFAKRSVPEALSTDAAPLMVALLRILLFNGKGKEFLDWTERRGALTVIRESLGKWDEVYAAFATAYLYVKKEVEQGNEPGLATLHRYAHASQYSLALDAKYYEDIENARRAKIVEAEEAARLKEEEARRRGAERRRRIAQAKQNIAALKAAPPLAAPKIAKDVTMTHPEGIVQQFLKKNAVPGHEEPAARAARLTKRGGADVTTPDWESCATNAELAAHVAYDEAKRLQQLAVEGRYPASLAAHMGKPGSANGTYLPLLMLADPLQARAEQRRQLRETMMLLERERRRRERIAGALRDPNEDDEDALDFEDDESDSGEPLQQEAPETEEKEEGFIYRIPGMHGTAPGEYVTISQLNHTKDGRYPPIPFFKSFFYVDHEARKLGNDQKDMSAVTVIGCGSGGPPPLSYDELKDIEGFKEVYLQKEDEEYRQELQARVNYRLAQKTAEAAAALQASKGKKEAKAVTLFRECMGEPVVAEVKQRFLDGKGLRERERNTTAALLAVTNDAVREMTLHEVETRRRIEQFQEAARQEHQKALQGPALHAVDPEHAGQRTVDGIAFQVGSDEERQAIMANEADNKLRPVVLTAKQEVLYQLEGNEIQQFVGGALSSMSLENGGKAVWDVRPVAEPLQRASDTSGLVEPSEEAHVMEQEAMPKDMSPPSPQDVALKLKPLDFSHIPPPLGGTLPSLDSAFSLSHSQYKLVHRHGLPAAGAGVAGASLEVAPELHFEVARPYGSSLAQSGNFSFQAGTAHLNGTI; from the coding sequence ATGTTGGAGACTATTTCCAAGTTGTTTTCCGGATCTAAAGAGGAGCCTAGCACCGGCTCCAGTGATGGGCAGCCACaagtcgcagccgccgctgcgccggctcTCGACCCGGCGAGCCCTGAGTGGCTGAGCTACTACGCCAAGGTTGCCCCCCCAGAAATCAGCAGGTGGGTTAACCCCGAGGATGGCTCGGGCTCCATCCCGTACGCAAAGCTGGTCGAGAACCTCAACACCCTCAACATCCCTGCTGTCCCCATGAAGGCCTTCAGCCCTGAGACGGCTGAGGAGGTTGCGTCACGGAGTGCCTCCAAGGCGTCAGGCGGGTAcgtccgcgcggcctccctcAAGCAGCCCCGTGGAAGGTCTGTGAACAGCGCGCAGCGCTCAGCATCTGAAGCTCCCAGGGAACTGAACGGCGCAGGTCAACTTGCGGCTCAGGCCTCCTCGGGTCTgggggcgcgcggagactctcGCCTTCGATCCGCCAGTATCGCCTCCGGCGTGCCTTTCTCTGGCGCGGCACACACGCCTCAAGGTCCGGCCTCACGCCTGCACAGCGACGCGCCCTCGGAGCCGGCTCTGTGTCTGCCTGTGACGTCGACGATCCGTTCCTATGTTGGTCCAGTCGCCGATGTGCGGGGCCCCATTACGGGCATGAGGATTGGCGAGCTTTCCCGCCCAGGCCCGAACTCGCAGGTCCCTCCCAACTACGTCGAGGTCGTTAACTCGTGCCACGTGCAGCCGCACGGCGTTCCGTCCACTTTTCAGCTTCGCACGGAGGGCTCGATGCAAGatggcgcctccgcaggaacgcccgcggcgggtATCAGCGCCCCTGTCGTCGCAACAACGAGCGATGCCTTGGTGCAAgtgcgcggagctgcgccggcATCGAACGGTCCCTTCCACAAGCCGCCGCCAATTTTTCTGCAGCCCGTCACGGCACAGACCCCCACAGCTGGCGCAGGCCAAGAAGGCTCTGAATCCCTTTCGGCCACCAAAGGCGTCGTGTACAAGCTGGGTCAGTACGTGTGGAGTGAAGAGGACATCAAGGCCGGAACTGGAAACAAGCCGGACTCTCCTCTGGACCCGCTGGTGCGTCAGATCTGCTCCGGCGCGATCTTCCCGAAAGTGCTAGGTGCGGAGGAACCCGCGGACGAAACACAGGCGCAACCCGCCGAAGCACAACCCGTTCAGCAGCCTGCCATCAACATCGAAGAGGTCATCCCCGCCACGGCGCTCACCATCGAGGAACTGGGCATTCCGTCCATCGTGAACTTCTGCAAGAGCAAACGCGCAGACCTGGAGAAGATGACTGACGCTGCCGTGGCAGTTCGCGAGGACACGGAGAACCAAGAAAGCCTGTCCAACAAGGGTGGAAAAGGCGGTCTTTGCTCGGTCAGTCGGCTGTCCAAAGGAGCGGTGGTGTTCGTCGAGTTGCCTGTCATCACCGCGGACGTCAGCGCCACTGGACTATGGCCCTCGTTCCAAAACCTCACGGACGACCAGAAGGCCGTGCTTGAGAAGCTCGAGGGGAGCGCTGCCGACCTGACGAACACCGAGGCTTTGACATGCGTCCTCCACTGCAAGAAtgccggcgccctcgcgtccgccgcagccttccAGGAGTTTTACGGAAAGATGAAGCTGAACGCACATTGCCtgagccgcgggcgcggctgggcCCTGTATCCTCGTGCGGCTCGTGTCAAGCATTCCTGCAGACCAAACGTCACCTACCGCAACCTGGACGGCCTACTCGTCGTCTTTGCCCTTGAAGACATCGAGGCAGGTGCACCCCTTACGATGAGCTACATTGATCAGCTCTACCTTCCGACGGAGGAGCGCCGCAAGCGGGTCCTGGCCACGAAGCGCATCTTCTGCCAGTGCACGCGGTGCGTGGACACCTGCCAAAAAGAAAGGAAAATCCTGTGTCCCGAGTGCCGTCCTGTCAAGCTTCGCTTCACGGAGGACcgagaggcacgcgaggcTGCTCAGAAGCAAAGTGAACTCGCTGTGCGCGTGCGCCCGATGTTGCCGCCTCTTCctgaaggcgacgacgaatgTGCAGCTTCTGAACGAAGCGCCAGCGACGGCCAGGAAGTCCTCGACACCGAGAGACCCGCGCAGCCGGTGCTCAAGAACTCTTCGTCCTTCGACAAGTCGTGCCACAGCTCAGACTACGAGGGTGGCGAGGAAGGAAAGTCGTATGATGGCTGCTCATCCGACTGCGAGGCCTCAAGTGATGGCGAGGACGAGCTTACCTACCGTTTGTACAGCAACGCCAAGTCCGAGAAGTCCAACGAAACGGAAGAGGTTGACTCTGAGCAGGAAGAGTCGCTCGCTGGTGAGGAGcaggctgccggcgcagagagcgcggatTCCGAGACCGCGCGTCAGAGCAGCACGACAGCTTCCCCGCTCTCAAGCGAAAACGAGGCCAGCGCGGACTCcacgagagacgcgaagcaaGGCAAGAAGGCTCAGGGTGGCAAGCCTCTGATGAGCCTGACGTCCTGTGACACTATGGGTAGTGCAAAGCTTGCCGGTGTGTCGAGCGAGGGTGGTGAGTGTTGGGCTAGCAGTGATTCAGAGGTCGAACAGACCAGCAGCTTGGCTGGTGATTCTGAGAAGGAGGCCGATCCGGAGCGTGAGGAGAGGGAACGTGAagagcgtctgcgggcggcgggcgtcccCATGAACTATTGCGTCTACATGGGGGAGGACTTTTGGCACTGCCATACTTGCCAGAAGACGTTCCGCGACGAAGACATGCCGAGTGGAATGGAACGATATCTGGTGGGCAAGTACGCTGTTCTCCGGGAGAAGTTCGGGCGGCCGTGCCCTGAGGAGTGGAACAACGAGTGTGGAAAGCTCGTGCGGACTGTCGCGAAGGTCCTCGGAACTGAGCACTGGCTGTATGCAGCAGGCCAACTGTTGCTTTCGCAGCTGTACCTGGGCATGTGGATGGGTGGCCTCGTGATCGAGGAGGTGTTCTCCAAGgccgcagcgcatgcagaaacTTTCCTTGAGTTCGCAAAGCGCTCGGTTCCTGAGGCCCTGTCCACGGATGCAGCACCTCTCAtggtcgcgctgctgcgcatcCTGCTTTTCAACGGAAAGGGGAAGGAGTTTCTCGATTGGACTGAACGCCGCGGTGCTCTCACGGTGATCCGCGAGTCCCTCGGCAAGTGGGACGAGGTGTACGCGGCGTTCGCAACCGCGTACCTGTATGTGAAGAAAGAAGTGGAACAAGGCAACGAGCCGGGCCTTGCCACACTCCATCGCTATGCACATGCGTCGCAGTACTCCCTTGCGTTGGACGCGAAATACTACGAGGACATCGagaacgcgcgccgcgccaaaATCGttgaggcggaggaggctgcgcggctcaaggaagaggaagcccgccgccgcggagcggaACGCCGGCGTCGCATTGCTCAGGCGAAGCAGAATATCGCTGCTCTGAAggccgccccccctctcgcCGCTCCGAAGATCGCCAAGGACGTGACGATGACGCACCCTGAAGGTATCGTTCAGCAGTTCCTGAAGAAGAATGCCGTGCCTGGGCACGAGgagcctgccgcgcgtgcagcgcgTCTTACcaaacgcggcggcgcggacgttACCACCCCGGACTGGGAGTCCTGCGCAACAaacgcggagctcgcggctCACGTTGCGTACGACGAGGCCAAACGTCTGCAGCAACTGGCTGTCGAGGGCCGTTACCCGGCTAGCCTTGCGGCTCACATGGGCAAGCCGGGCTCGGCCAACGGCACGTACTTGCCTCTGCTCATGCTGGCGGATCCTCTTCAAGCTCGCGCAGAGCAGCGTCGCCAACTGCGTGAGACCATGATGCTCCTtgagcgcgagcggaggagaagggaaCGGATTGCTGGCGCTCTCCGTGACCCCAatgaggacgacgaagatgCTCTGGACTTCGAGGACGATGAAAGCGATAGTGGAGAACCCCTCCAGCAGGAAGCgccggagacggaggagaaagaggagggaTTCATCTACAGAATCCCCGGAATGCACGGAACTGCTCCCGGCGAATACGTGACCATTTCGCAGCTGAACCATACCAAGGATGGAAGGTATCCGCCGATTCCCTTCTTCAAGTCTTTCTTCTACGTTGATCACGAGGCGAGAAAACTGGGAAACGACCAGAAGGACATGTCAGCCGTCACGGTGATCGGATGCGGCTCCGGCGGCCCTCCTCCACTCTCCTATGACGAGTTGAAGGACATTGAGGGATTCAAGGAGGTCTATCTGCAGAAGGAGGATGAAGAGTACCGCCAAGAGCTTCAGGCACGCGTTAACTACCGCCTGGCCCAAAagaccgcggaggcggccgccgcgctccaggCTTCCAAGGGCAAGAAGGAGGCAAAGGCCGTCACCTTATTCCGTGAATGCATGGGCGAACCCGTGGTGGCTGAGGTGAAACAGCGCTTCTTGGACGGCAAAGgactccgcgagcgcgagcgaaacACCACTGCCGCGCTCTTGGCGGTGACGAATGACGCTGTCCGCGAAATGACTCTGCATGAAGTGGAAACCCGGCGCCGCATTGAGCAGTTCCAGGAAGCGGCTCGTCAAGAACACCAAAAAGCGCTCCAGGGACCCGCTCTGCACGCCGTCGATCCCGAGCATGCAGGCCAGCGCACAGTTGATGGCATCGCGTTTCAGGTGGGGTCTGATGAGGAGCGTCAAGCCATCATGGCTAATGAAGCGGACAACAAGCTCCGGCCTGTGGTGCTTACGGCTAAGCAGGAAGTCTTGTACCAACTAGAAGGAAACGAAATCCAACAGTTCGTGGGTGGTGCGCTTTCAAGCATGTCCCTTGAAAATGGCGGCAAGGCCGTGTGGGACGTCCGGCCAGTCGCTGAGCCCCTGCAGAGGGCATCCGACACCAGTGGCCTGGTCGAGCCCAGCGAGGAAGCCCACGTTATGGAGCAGGAGGCGATGCCGAAAGACatgtctcctccctctccacAGGACGTCGCGCTGAAGCTGAAGCCGCTCGACTTCTCTCACATCCCCCCGCCTCTTGGCGGAACGCTCCCATCCCTTGATTccgcgttctctctctcgcattCTCAGTACAAGCTCGTCCACCGGCATGGTCTCCCAGCTGCAGGTGCGGGCGTCGCAGGGGCGTCTCTTGAAGTAGCGCCAGAGCTACATTTTGAAGTTGCGCGGCCATATGGCAGCAGTCTTGCTCAATCAGGAAACTTCAGCTTCCAGGCAGGAACTGCTCATCTCAATGGGACGATCTGA
- a CDS encoding putative eukaryotic initiation factor-3, subunit 8 (encoded by transcript BESB_025990) encodes MQSKFWAAGSDDSEESGFTSSESEGEQEQQTQQGTAGGEAARRPVVASRWAAADTSSSDDEGGRVVKSLKDRRWTAMREIIRQMKNHMKIADFSELYKDYESLVRALQKSQQIVDQEGLPSFFVRILVELESFLEEKHRDKEAFKKLSKAKATAFNTLRAKVRKTNEQWQDKVDACKADPSQFESSDSNDDDGFDSDDSSDLSELSDESSSEEEDSDEEKPKRKAKHDGDEDSEEDSDDDSEWSDSEASSLSSGEETDKHKAAMAKWGLRSESDKKSKTAKKKTAKRVSSKTKDEGGVTTPRGGEAGAPEFSVKDMESLFDTTDLNSDIIRKRVLMVAEKRGRRGVDRLEQTRILKRLAELAALVGPQSELEVLGHLISAEFDTTSGVFACLTSSIWLDVFHQLERVLSLLEEGVKKAQDSGKPQGLSVYVLVPTIVTSSDAVEAAVNAPDAQTVSAGILTSFVERLDDELMKSLQFTDVHSEEYKERLGQSVDMMAVLCRAWVHLAGCRCKAQAATLALRINEHMHYKHDLIAASMWELIRKRVPAEVAQKLPDEATKPSDFVQCLTDLVFESESPRERTRALLHLAYSRALHDDYYKARDLLHTPNVQELALQTDTQTQILYNRDLVQLGLCAFRNGLINEAHSCLSEVCPKHKELLAQGLSNLKNVECTPEQERAEKRRLLPYHMHISMELIEGAHNICAMLIEVPHMAHDPFEHRKRPISKHFRRMLETYDRQAFLGPPENARETIMAATKALQKGDWKECCRFVFSLGIWEKLMNATEIQEMLKKKVKQEAMRTYIFTYLTLYDSFSISQLCGMFELPESTVHSIVSKMMINEEIHASWDESSQFILISRVERTRLQQLASTLAENLNNAVEQNELTLNMKNPKFALSHDRRFQRGDGPGDRFGWGGRDREGDGGAGGPGGRRFGRGGRGGFGPGRGAGRGGRGRGRGGLRAGGGRTWMGDRSEGGNWNAGGDRWSGRQKY; translated from the exons gccgcccgccgccccgtGGTTGCCTCGCGATGGGCTGCGGCAGACACGAGCAGCAgtgacgacgaaggcgggcgCGTGGTGAAGTCGCTCAAAGACCGTCGCTGGACGGCCATGCGCGAGATCATCCGCCAGATGAAAAACCACATGAAAATCGCCGACTTCTCCGAGCTCTATAAGG ACTACGAGAGTCTGgttcgcgcgctgcagaagtcTCAGCAAATCGTCGATCAGGAAGGTCTCCCGAGCTTCTTTGTGCGCATTCTGGTGGAGCTGGAGAGCTTCTTGGAGGAGAAACACCGCGACAAGGAAGCGTTCAAGAAGCtctcgaaggcgaaggcgacggcctTCAACACGCTGCGCGCCAAAGTCCGCAAAACGAACGAGCAGTGGCAAGACAAAGTAGACGCCTGCAAGGCCGACCCTTCCCAGTTCGAGTCAAGCGACAGCAATGACGATGACGGGTTCGAC TCCGACGACAGCAGCGACTTGTCGGAGCTTTCAGATGAGTCGTCTtctgaggaggaagacagtGACGAGGAGAAGCCGAAGCGCAAGGCGAAGCACGATGGCGACGAGGACTCTGAggaggacagcgacgacgatAGCGAGTGGTCCGACTCCgaggcgtcttcgctttcttcgggcgaggagacagacaagCACAAGGCCGCGATGGCGAAGTGGGGTCTGCGCTCCGAAAGCGACAAGAAGTCCAAAACGGccaagaagaagacggcgaagcgcgtctcctcgaagACTAAGGACGAAGGGGGCGTGAcgacgcctcgcggcggcgaggcaggcgcgcccgagTTTTCGGTGAAGGATATGGAGAGCCTGTTCGACACGACCGACTTGAACAGCGACATCATCCGGAAGCGCGTCTTGATGGTGGCTGagaagcgcgggcgccgcggcgtggaTCGCCTCGAGCAGACGCGCATCCTCAAGAGACTCGCGGAGCTCGCTGCGCTCGTAGGTCCGCAGAGCGAGCTGGAGGTGCTCGGTCATTTGATCAGCGCGGAGTTCGACACGACCAGCGGCGTATTCGCCTGCCTGACGAGCTCCATCTGGCTGGACGTATTCCACCAGTTGGAgcgcgtcctctcgcttCTCGAGGAGGGcgtgaagaaggcgcaggacaGCGGCAAGCCCCAGGGCCTTTCCGTCTACGTCCTCGTCCCCACGATCGTCACCTCCAGCGACGCCGTGGAGGCCGCGGTCaacgcgcccgacgcgcagACCGTCTCCGCGGGCATTCTCACCAGCTTTGTGGAGAGACTCGACGATGAACTGATGAAGAGTCTCCAGTTCACCGACGTCCACTCCGAGGAATACAAGGAGCGCCTTGGCCAGAGCGTCGACATGATGGCggtcctctgccgcgcctggGTTCACTTGGCTGGGTGCCGCTGCAAGGCCCAAGCTGCGACCCTCGCACTCCGCATTAATGAGCACATGCACTACAA GCATGACCTCATTGCCGCCAGCATGTGGGAGTTGATCCGCAAGCGGGTGCCGGCGGAGGTGGCGCAGAAGCTGCCCGACGAGGCCACAAAACCCTCGGACTTTGTTCAGTGCCTCACAGACCTTGTCTTCGAGTCGG AGAGTCCGCGggagcgcacgcgcgcgcttcttcacCTGGCCtacagccgcgcgctgcatgACGACTACTACAAGGCCCGCGACCTGCTGCACACACCAAACGTTCAGGAGCTCGCGCTTCAGAccgacacgcagacgcagattCTGTACAACCGCGACTTGGTGCAGCTGGGCCTTTGCGCATTCCGCAACGGCCTGATCAACGAGGCGCACTCTTGCCTCTCTGAAGTCTGCCCGAAGCACAAGGAGCTGCTGGCTCAGGGTCTGTCCAACTTGAAGAACGTCGAGTGCACGCCTGAGCAGgagcgcgccgagaagcgccgGCTGTTGCCCTACCACATGCACATCAGCATGGAGCTCATCGAGGGCGCACACAACAT ctgcgcgatGTTGATTGAGGTCCCTCACATGGCGCACGACCCGTTTGAGCACCGCAAGCGCCCTATCAGCAAGCACTTCCGCCGCATGTTGGAAACTTACGACCGTCAGGCCTTCCTGGGGCCTCCGGAGAACGCCCGCGAGACAATCATGGCCGCCACTAAGGCACTTCAGAAGGGCGACTGGAAGGAGTGCTGCCGCTTCGTGTTCAGTCTGGGCATTTGGGAGAAGCTGATGAACGCGACCGAGATCCAGGAGATGCTCAAGAAGAAGGTCAAGCAAGAAGCCATGCGGACCTACATCTTCACA TACCTGACGCTCTACGACTCGTTCTCTATCTCCCAGCTGTGCGGCATGTTCGAGCTCCCCGAGAGCACTGTCCACTCCATCGTGAGCAAG ATGATGATCAACGAGGAGATCCACGCGAGCTGGGACGAGAGCAGTCAGTTCATCCTCATCAGCCGCGTGgagcgcacgcgcctgcagcagctcgcctcgACTCTGGCGGAGAACTTGAACAACGCCGTCGAACAGAATGAGCTGACTCTGAACATGAAGAACCCGAA ATTCGCTCTCTCGCACGATCGCCGCTTTCAGCGCGGCGATGGGCCTGGTGACCGATTCGGCTGGGGCGgtcgcgaccgcgagggcgacggcggcgcgggaggcccCGGCGGTCGTCGCTtcgggcgcggagggcgcggcggcttcggGCCCGGCCGGGgagcagggcgcggcggccgcggtcgcggccgcggtggccttcgcgccggcggcggccgcaccTGGATGGGCGACCGCAGCGAGGGAGGCAACTGGAACGCAGGGGGCGACAGGTGGTCCGGAAGGCAAAAGTACTaa